A single Lolium perenne isolate Kyuss_39 chromosome 6, Kyuss_2.0, whole genome shotgun sequence DNA region contains:
- the LOC127305907 gene encoding cell number regulator 1: protein MYPTTPSESYDGRYSSNGTPVPAAPPQATYNHAMNHSRPAAGLRRWSTSLFHCMDDPGNCLITCLCPCITFGQIADIVDRGSCSCAGSGAAYATICAFTGMGCLYSCVYRTKMRAHYDLDEGECPDFLVHWCCEWCALCQEYRELKNRGFDMGIGWEANMERQRRGVTGTQVMGAPATPVGMMR, encoded by the exons ATGTATCCCACCACCCCTAGCGAGTCGTACGACGGCAGGTACAGCAGCAACGGGACTCCGGTACCGGCAGCGCCGCCGCAGGCGACGTACAACCACGCGATGAACCACTCACGCCCCGCCGCCGGGCTGAGGAGATGGTCCACCAGCCTCTTCCACTGCATGGACGACCCGGGAAACT GTCTCATCACTTGCCTGTGCCCCTGCATCACCTTCGGGCAGATCGCGGACATCGTGGACAGAGGATCCTGCT CGTGTGCCGGGAGCGGAGCGGCCTACGCGACGATCTGCGCCTTCACGGGGATGGGGTGCCTCTACTCCTGCGTGTACCGGACCAAGATGCGGGCGCACTACGATCTCGACGAAGGGGAGTGCCCGGACTTCCTCGTGCACTGGTGCTGCGAGTGGTGCGCGCTCTGCCAGGAGTACCGGGAGCTCAAGAACCGGGGCTTCGATATGGGGATCG GTTGGgaggcaaacatggagcggcagaGGCGGGGCGTCACCGGGACGCAGGTGATGGGGGCGCCGGCCACGCCGGTCGGCATGATGAGATAG